Proteins co-encoded in one Arachis hypogaea cultivar Tifrunner chromosome 13, arahy.Tifrunner.gnm2.J5K5, whole genome shotgun sequence genomic window:
- the LOC112737316 gene encoding pheophytinase, chloroplastic, producing MEILCYGSTPCCQVVQTKWKLVEKNFNSRQSWFPSFVNHGISCSNTVPRSDSMRFHDRSLSVPEESRRLKSFRVYSGTSDGYVIGSEDEIAGIDEHAASKILVPGLPDGSNGEFGAPISSCFWQWKPKLNVHYEKAGCENIGSPNVLFLPGFGVGSFHYEKQLKDLGRDNKVWALDFLGQGMSLAFEDPAPKIKEGERDMDRDSTSSWGFGEEAEPWATKLVYSADLWQDQVRYFIEEVIREPVYIVGNSLGGYVALYFAARNPHLVKGVTLLNATPFWGFLPNPIKNPRIAKLFPWAGTFPLPSSIRRFTELVWEKISDPASIAQVLNQVYADHSTNVDNVFSRIIETTRHPAAAASFASIMFAPQAEISFAEALSRCRENDVPICLMYGKEDPWVKPIWGVQVKKQVPEAPYYQISPAGHCPHDEVPEVINFLLRGWIRHLESSGSLSLPLLDELDSKKHTNAIARELEYIREGSKKSVMVRYFGSTVSLWDRLISYINSGSKLRNLAAKSQQ from the exons ATGGAAATTCTCTGTTATGGTTCCACACCATGCTGCCAAGTGGTGCAGACAAAGTGGAAATTGGTTGAAAAGAACTTCAATTCACGCCAATCATGGTTTCCAAGCTTTGTAAATCATGGAATTTCTTGTTCCAACACCGTACCCAGAAGTGATTCCATGAGATTTCATGATAGGTCACTAAGTGTTCCAGAAGAGTCCAGAAGATTGAAGAGTTTCAGGGTTTATAGTGGAACTTCTGATGGCTATGTGATTGGTAGTGAAGATGAAATTGCAGGGATTGATGAACATGCTGCTTCTAAGATTCTAGTTCCAGGGTTACCAGATGGTTCAAATGGTGAATTTGGTGCTCCTATAAGTAGTTGTTTCTGGCAATGGAAACCTAAACTTAATGTACACTATGAGAAAGCTGGTTGTGAAAACATTGGTTCACCTAATGTTCTTTTTCTTCCTGGTTTTGGTGTTGGTTCTTTCCATTATGAGAAACAGCTTAAGGATTTGGGGCGTGATAATAAAGTGTGGGCATTGGATTTTCTAGGCCAAGGAATGTCCCTTGCTTTTGAAGACCCTGCCCCTAAGATTAAGGAAGGTGAAAGGGATATGGATAGGGATAGTACTTCTTCATGGGGTTTTGGAGAAGAAGCTGAACCTTGGGCAACTAAGCTTGTTTACTCTGCTGATTTGTGGCAAGATCAAGTTAGATACTTCATTGAAGAG GTGATCCGGGAGCCTGTTTATATTGTGGGGAACTCACTAGGAGGATATGTTGCATTGTATTTCGCAGCACGAAACCCTCATTTGGTGAAGGGTGTCACATTGCTTAATGCAACACCTTTTTGGGGGTTTCTTCCTAATCCAATCAAGAATCCACGGATAGCGAAATTGTTTCCATGGGCAGGAACATTTCCTCTACCTTCTAGTATAAGGAGGTTCACAGAATTGGT GTGGGAGAAAATTAGTGACCCTGCAAGCATTGCTCAGGTGCTTAATCAGGTTTATGCAGATCATTCGACAAATGTAGATAATGTGTTTTCGCGCATAATTGAAACCACAAGGCACCCTGCTGCCGCAGCATCGTTTGCTTCAATCATGTTTGCTCCTCAGGCTGAAATATCTTTTGCTGAAGCTTTATCTAG ATGTAGAGAAAACGATGTGCCGATATGCCTGATGTATGGGAAAGAAGATCCATGGGTGAAGCCAATATGGGGAGTGCAAGTGAAGAAACAAGTGCCTGAAGCTCCATACTATCAGATCAGCCCCGCCGGTCACTGCCCTCATGATGAAGTCCCTGAG GTGATAAATTTCTTACTAAGGGGTTGGATCAGACACCTTGAGTCCAGTGGCTCTCTCTCATTGCCACTGCTTGATGAGCTAGACAGCAAGAAACATACTAATGCCATTGCTAGGGAGTTGGAATACATCAGAGAAGGTTCAAAAAAATCAGTGATGGTAAGATATTTTGGGTCCACAGTTTCCTTGTGGGACAGGCTAATATCTTACATCAATTCAGGCTCCAAGTTAAGGAATTTGGCAGCCAAGTCACAACAATGA
- the LOC112737318 gene encoding structure-specific endonuclease subunit slx1 translates to MRTISGAFRSIKRPNVNPNLSKSSPPTASTSHLNFNSEPKSESWCVYLILSTNHPIKTYVGVTTNFPRRLKQHNGKLKGGAKASRAGRPWICACLICGFADRSEACVFESKWKDFSRKSPRKSQGGSSSKQIEDPSRPLLQHRQAALNRVKGSLDCSHLEINWHLDPS, encoded by the exons ATGAGAACGATATCGGGGGCATTTCGCTCCATCAAACGCCCAAATGTAAACCCTAATTTATCCAAATCCTCACCCCCTACTGCTTCCACATCACACCTGAATTTCAATTCCGAACCAAAATCGGAGTCTTGGTGCGTTTATCTGATCCTCTCCACCAACCACCCAATCAAAACCTACGTTGGGGTCACAACCAATTTCCCTCGCCG ATTGAAGCAGCATAACGGCAAGCTTAAGGGTGGTGCAAAAGCATCCCGTGCTGGAAGGCCATGGATTTGTGCATGCCTCATTTGTGGTTTTGCAGACCGGAGTGAAG CTTGTGTGTTTGAATCAAAATGGAAAGATTTCTCAAGGAAATCTCCCCGCAAAAGTCAAGGTGGCAGCAGCTCCAAACAGATTGAAGATCCCTCACGTCCGTTGCTGCAACACAGGCAAGCAGCTTTAAATAGAGTGAAAGGCTCACTCGACTGCTCTCACTTAGAAATTAACTGGCATTTAGATCCATCGTGA
- the LOC112737317 gene encoding acyl-CoA--sterol O-acyltransferase 1-like, translating to MEGDIIMVIKVNISVVISLCYCYWIGRSISAGTRRLLFLAPIICFFLFIPFNFSSVHLRGNTGFFFAWLGTFKLILFAFNKGPLSSDPSISLGRFVASASLPIKIQQNQPHIRSKTSQDGKTPPPPDPSKHSKSSHFVTNPSSETPKTNGQSKEKTSPTNPSKGHTPLIPYAIKAILLASLVKLYDYSDQIHPKVIFGMYCFHIYFMLELLLATFAALARTMGMELEPQFNNPLLSTSLQDFWGRRWNLMVTSILRPAVYQPSLKATMNVVGPSWAPLPAVFATFVVSGIMHELILYYMGRMPPTLRMMEFFVLHGLCLMVEIVLKKTLGSTRRLPRLVSGLLTFGFVSATSFWLFLPEFVRCHIDVMAFEDYAALGAFLKNLSAAF from the coding sequence ATGGAGGGTGATATTATCATGGTCATCAAGGTGAACATTTCAGTTGTGATATCTTTATGCTATTGTTATTGGATTGGTAGATCAATCTCTGCAGGAACAAGAAGACTTCTCTTTTTAGCTCCTATCATAtgcttcttcctcttcatccctTTCAACTTCTCAAGTGTGCACTTGAGAGGCAACACTGGATTCTTCTTTGCATGGCTTGGAACCTTCAAACTCATTCTCTTTGCCTTCAACAAAGGTCCCTTGTCCTCTGATCCATCAATTTCTTTAGGACGTTTTGTAGCTTCTGCTTCCCTTCCTATCAAGATCCAACAGAATCAACCACACATCAGATCCAAAACCTCTCAAGATGGCAAAACCCCACCACCTCCAGATCCATCAAAACATTCCAAAAGTTCACATTTTGTGACCAATCCATCTTCAGAAACGCCAAAAACCAATGGCCAGAGCAAAGAAAAGACATCTCCTACCAACCCCAGCAAAGGTCACACCCCACTTATACCATATGCAATAAAGGCCATTCTTTTGGCTTCTTTGGTGAAACTGTATGATTACAGTGATCAGATCCACCCAAAAGTCATTTTTGGCATGTACTGTTTCCATATTTACTTCATGTTAGAGCTTCTGTTAGCTACTTTTGCTGCACTGGCTAGAACCATGGGGATGGAGCTGGAGCCACAATTCAATAATCCACTACTCTCCACTTCACTCCAGGACTTCTGGGGCAGAAGGTGGAACCTCATGGTCACCAGCATTTTACGCCCGGCAGTTTACCAGCCGTCATTGAAAGCCACAATGAATGTGGTTGGTCCCAGCTGGGCTCCATTGCCAGCAGTTTTTGCAACTTTTGTGGTATCAGGGATAATGCATGAGCTGATTTTATACTATATGGGGAGGATGCCACCCACCTTGAGGATGATGGAGTTCTTTGTCCTTCATGGATTGTGTTTGATGGTGGAGATTGTGTTAAAGAAGACACTTGGATCCACGCGGCGGTTGCCGAGATTGGTGTCCGGACTGTTGACCTTTGGATTTGTTTCTGCCACCAGCTTTTGGTTGTTCCTGCCTGAGTTCGTCCGCTGTCACATTGATGTCATGGCGTTTGAGGATTATGCTGCCTTGGGAGCATTTCTCAAGAATCTCAGTGCTGCATTCTGA
- the LOC112737319 gene encoding serine/threonine-protein kinase-like protein At3g51990, whose translation MGYLSFSCRAESAVSTSNSLTPSPSSSSSSTTTTSKKQNNKEKEKPIKIQHFHYSDLEAATNGFSERKLLGKGSHGYVYKAVVRGRPVAVKRPSRPHHHNLPPKPSPMVSSSSSSASAPEFIISNNEVDNEIDILSKIQSPRLVNLVGFTNDSQDRLLVVEFMSNGTLYDVLHSSSSSNNNNNNKLPNWGRRVRLALQTAKAIDTLHSSTPPVIHRDIKSANVLIDRNFNARLGDFGLALMCHVDDYRLRSTPPAGTMGYLDPCYVTPDNLSTKNDVFSFGILLLEIISGRKAIDVTYSPPSIVDWAIPLIKKGKLMSVYDPRIAPPKDPIVRKQLALIAAKCVRNCRERRPSMSEIVNWLNGLCKLVPLHSWNGFNNPCMMVETMGRPVEAATRNDSNNNNEKDKMSSRLELDFLDERLSKSAMRYSRRVYSDLGFSSNLMDLMATTEEPEFLRDADGNGNGVLEHSSSSKSAEQVSSSSSRFGSGRYFTKGRNFYKPCGTYKDVLDLSKGQIVGGDDNGASCSNLNSLAAEAV comes from the coding sequence ATGGGGTACCTCAGTTTCTCTTGCAGAGCTGAATCCGCAGTTTCAACCTCCAATTCACTCACAccatcaccttcttcttcttcttcttccaccaccaccacctcaaagaaacagaacaacaaagaaaaagaaaaacccatCAAGATCCAACACTTCCATTACAGTGACCTTGAAGCTGCCACCAATGGCTTCTCAGAGCGCAAGCTCCTCGGCAAAGGAAGCCATGGTTATGTCTATAAAGCTGTTGTACGTGGCCGTCCTGTGGCAGTGAAAAGACCATCAAGACCCCATCATCATAATTTACCTCCAAAACCATCGCcaatggtttcttcttcttcttcctctgcatcTGCACCAGAGTTCATCATCAGCAACAACGAGGTTGACAACGAGATCGATATCTTGTCCAAAATCCAGAGCCCGAGGCTGGTGAACCTGGTTGGTTTCACAAATGATTCACAGGACAGGCTTCTGGTTGTTGAGTTCATGAGCAATGGAACACTCTATGatgttcttcattcttcttcttcttctaataataacaataacaacaagctTCCGAATTGGGGAAGAAGGGTTCGTTTGGCATTGCAAACTGCAAAGGCAATTGATACCCTTCATTCATCAACACCACCTGTGATCCACAGAGATATTAAATCAGCAAATGTTCTGATTGATAGAAACTTCAATGCAAGGTTAGGTGATTTTGGTTTGGCTCTTATGTGCCATGTTGATGATTATAGACTAAGGTCAACTCCACCAGCTGGCACAATGGGGTACCTTGATCCTTGTTATGTTACTCCTGATAATTTGAGCACTAAAAATGATGTCTTTAGTTTTGGGATTTTGTTGCTTGAGATTATTAGTGGAAGGAAAGCCATTGATGTAACATATTCACCACCTTCTATTGTGGATTGGGCCATTCCATTGATAAAGAAAGGGAAGCTTATGAGTGTTTATGATCCAAGGATTGCTCCTCCTAAGGATCCTATTGTGAGGAAGCAATTGGCTTTGATTGCTGCAAAGTGTGTTAGGAATTGTAGGGAGAGAAGGCCTTCCATGAGTGAGATTGTGAATTGGCTCAATGGTTTGTGTAAATTGgttcctcttcattcatggaatgGTTTCAATAATCCTTGCATGATGGTTGAGACTATGGGAAGGCCAGTTGAAGCAGCAACAAGAAAtgattctaataataataatgagaaaGACAAAATGAGTTCAAGATTGGAACTTGATTTCTTGGATGAGAGGTTGTCTAAATCTGCAATGAGGTATTCAAGGAGGGTCTATTCTGATTTGGGATTTAGTAGTAACTTGATGGATCTTATGGCTACAACTGAGGAGCCTGAGTTTCTAAGAGATGCTGATGGTAATGGTAATGGTGTTTTGGAGCATAGTTCAAGTTCTAAATCTGCTGAACAAGTTTCTTCTTCAAGCTCAAGGTTTGGAAGTGGAAGGTATTTCACAAAAGGAAGAAACTTTTATAAGCCTTGTGGTACTTATAAGGATGTATTGGATTTGAGTAAAGGCCAAATTGTTGGTGGTGATGATAATGGTGCTTCTTGTTCTAATTTGAATTCTCTTGCTGCTGAGGCTGTTTAG